In Amaranthus tricolor cultivar Red isolate AtriRed21 chromosome 3, ASM2621246v1, whole genome shotgun sequence, a single window of DNA contains:
- the LOC130807317 gene encoding uncharacterized protein LOC130807317 — protein sequence MHIEKNVCDNLIGTLMNIDGKSKDNEFVRIFFKNRNVKPYFWLQRHSDNEFIMPLAPYYMTGVGKESFLHVLANIRFPDGYGSNISRCVNLKSKKLMNLKSHDNYILMQDIIPIALKSSQASTVIDLADDLTSFFKSLCAKEIDPNYLDALQSKIIEVLCRMEIEFLPSLFTIMVHLLIHLVKEVKLSGLVHYRWMYPIERYLVHLKTFVRNRGQPEGSIAEGYILEETITFCSRYLEGVETLFNRPRRNNDDNENAPSYLFNASGRPVGEVKLINLNHKSKIQIHCYVLTCWHS from the exons atgcatatagagaaaaatgtgtgTGATAATCTTATTGGAACTTTGATGAATATAGATGGAAAAAGTAAAGATAATGAATTTGTTCgcatcttttttaaaaatagaaacgTGAAGCCATATTTTTGGCTGCAACGTCATAGTGACAATGAATTCATCATGCCACTCGCCCCATATTATATGACTGGGGTAGGCAAAGAGTCATTTCTACATGTTTTAGCAAATATTAGATTTCCTGATGGATATGGATCAAATATTTCAAGATGTGTGAACTTGAAAAGCAAGAAGCTTATGAATCTTAAGAGTCACGACAACTACATATTAATGCAAGATATCATTCCAATAGCATTGAAATCATCTCAAGCCTCCACGGTTATTGATCTTGCTGATGATCTAACATCGTTTTTTAAGTCTCTTTGTGCAAAAGAAATTGATCCTAATTACCTTGATGCTTTACAATCCAAGATAATAGAAGTCTTGTGTCGAATGGAGATTGAATTCCTTCCTTCGCTTTTCACTATCATGGTTCATTTGTTAATTCACCTTGTTAAGGAGGTAAAGCTCAGTGGACTCGTTCATTACAGATGGATGTATCCAATTGAAAG GTACTTAGTCCATCTTAAAACATTTGTGAGAAATAGAGGTCAACCAGAAGGTTCTATTGCCGAAGGTTATATTCTTGAGGAAACAATTACTTTTTGCTCAAGATATTTAGAAGGAGTAGAAACGCTCTTCAATCGACCACGTCGCaacaatgatgataatgaaaatgCACCTAGTTATTTGTTCAATGCTAGTGGTCGGCCGGTTGGGGAGGTGAAACTCATTAATTTGAACCATAAGAGCAAGATACAAATACATTGTTATGTGCTAACCTGTTGGcactcttag